A region from the Desmonostoc muscorum LEGE 12446 genome encodes:
- a CDS encoding calcium-binding protein, whose amino-acid sequence MATIIGTDGDDILIGTAGDDRIIASAGDDTITGGDGRDTIDYSDLEQPVTLQPVVIQKGVIGTDTFRDFFETVIGARGQTNIIDATTDSTNVSIVADLSKERLEIRVVGSPPIIVSVKNFVNVIGTNQKDTITGDAADNELSGSGGNDIIRGSAGNDTLNGGDGTDTADYSKIGVSSTIFIDGTLQKGGGLGRDLLGNFENLVVDASVANNTIDASIAPSAPFLVGDASVNVNLESQSFVINNVPNIGTVEFKFINFDNVKGTNQSDTIVGDRQNNVLFGNGGNDTLSGKSGNDTLAGGLGTDTLTGGLGADKFVFTNVLEGVDIIKDFKAVEGDKIQISQAGFGAISISDFSYDPLNGSLFFQESRFAILENKPIGFQTNLDIQLV is encoded by the coding sequence ATGGCAACAATTATAGGTACTGATGGGGACGATATTTTGATCGGAACTGCTGGGGATGACAGAATTATCGCTAGTGCAGGGGATGATACGATTACTGGTGGAGATGGTAGGGATACCATTGATTACAGTGACTTAGAACAACCTGTAACACTTCAACCAGTGGTGATTCAAAAAGGCGTAATTGGAACTGATACGTTTAGAGATTTCTTTGAAACTGTTATTGGTGCTAGAGGACAGACTAATATTATTGATGCAACTACTGACAGTACAAATGTATCGATAGTAGCTGATTTATCCAAAGAAAGACTAGAAATAAGAGTTGTCGGTTCACCACCAATAATAGTCAGTGTGAAAAATTTTGTGAATGTAATTGGTACAAATCAAAAAGACACTATTACTGGTGATGCTGCTGATAATGAATTATCTGGTAGCGGCGGCAATGACATTATTAGAGGCAGTGCAGGCAACGATACCTTAAATGGTGGAGATGGTACTGATACGGCTGATTACAGCAAAATAGGTGTAAGCTCTACCATTTTCATTGATGGAACTCTTCAAAAAGGTGGTGGACTAGGTAGAGATTTACTTGGTAATTTTGAAAATCTTGTTGTTGATGCTAGCGTTGCAAATAACACTATCGATGCCTCAATTGCTCCTTCAGCACCCTTTTTAGTTGGAGATGCATCAGTTAACGTTAACCTTGAAAGTCAAAGTTTTGTAATTAATAATGTTCCTAACATAGGCACAGTTGAATTCAAATTTATAAACTTTGATAATGTTAAAGGTACAAATCAAAGTGACACCATTGTTGGAGATAGGCAAAATAATGTATTATTTGGCAATGGCGGAAACGATACACTTTCTGGTAAGAGCGGGAACGATACACTTGCTGGTGGGTTAGGTACAGATACTCTCACTGGGGGACTAGGTGCAGATAAATTTGTTTTTACCAATGTATTAGAGGGTGTTGATATTATCAAAGATTTCAAAGCTGTTGAAGGTGACAAAATCCAGATTTCTCAAGCAGGTTTTGGTGCTATTTCCATTAGCGACTTCAGTTATGATCCCCTAAATGGTTCTCTGTTCTTCCAAGAATCTAGATTTGCCATTCTAGAAAATAAGCCTATTGGTTTTCAAACTAATTTAGATATTCAACTGGTTTAA
- a CDS encoding antibiotic biosynthesis monooxygenase, with translation MEQDEQFVTVVITQLVKPGCESAYEAWLKDITRVARTYIGHLGTNVIRPQLGVRNEYVIIFRFDGYENLKVWMTSRDREYWLNQGKHLVESDPYVQQICGLEAWFSLPGQPLKTPPRYKIALLTWGAVYVLINLLSTFIVPLLRGLPPLIISLIVTITMVLLLTYIVMPRVSRLFSFWLYPKPRKV, from the coding sequence ATGGAACAGGACGAGCAATTTGTAACCGTGGTCATTACACAACTTGTCAAACCAGGATGCGAAAGCGCTTACGAAGCTTGGTTGAAAGATATTACCAGAGTTGCTAGAACCTATATAGGTCATCTGGGAACAAATGTAATTCGTCCCCAACTTGGAGTGCGAAATGAATATGTGATCATCTTCCGGTTTGACGGTTATGAAAATTTAAAGGTGTGGATGACATCGCGCGATCGCGAATATTGGCTGAATCAAGGTAAGCATTTGGTTGAATCCGATCCTTATGTTCAACAAATCTGTGGATTAGAAGCTTGGTTTTCTCTTCCTGGTCAACCACTGAAAACTCCACCGCGCTACAAAATAGCATTGCTAACTTGGGGAGCCGTATATGTGTTAATTAATTTGTTGAGTACGTTTATAGTTCCCCTACTTCGTGGTTTACCACCCTTGATTATTTCGTTGATTGTTACGATTACTATGGTTTTGCTGTTGACATATATTGTTATGCCTAGAGTTAGCCGTTTGTTTAGCTTTTGGCTATATCCTAAACCACGAAAAGTTTAG
- a CDS encoding SMP-30/gluconolactonase/LRE family protein produces MGNSADLPSIYADKPIELAPDKIITSFPVNTFLENLAIPAAGYAYASDGTIFVSNHEVGEIVSITPDGNQQIHATVEGKVSGLAFTTNGDLVATGWNGDSIPVVSLVKSDGTVETLLTLPDAIFLNGITPLSGTQYLTADSYRGAIWLIDVAQPSGSIWLEHPMLARSNSESVFPAANGLKRFGDFLYVSNTEKMLLLRIPIDSTNKPGEPEIFVEQTNIDDFAFDVEGNLYGATHIYNSVIRIAPDRTTTIIAQAESGVIGSTAVAFGQSEGERTAIYVVTNGGMFLPPPTGVVPANVVRLEVGKTGYSLT; encoded by the coding sequence TTAGCACCTGATAAAATTATCACCTCGTTCCCGGTCAATACGTTTTTGGAAAATCTAGCGATACCTGCGGCGGGCTACGCCTACGCATCAGATGGCACAATTTTTGTAAGTAATCATGAGGTCGGCGAGATTGTTAGCATTACCCCAGATGGCAATCAGCAAATTCATGCCACTGTTGAAGGCAAAGTAAGTGGTCTTGCTTTCACTACCAACGGCGATCTGGTGGCAACAGGCTGGAATGGTGATTCTATACCCGTCGTTTCTCTAGTTAAAAGTGATGGCACGGTGGAAACGTTGCTGACACTGCCAGACGCAATATTTCTCAATGGCATCACTCCACTTTCTGGCACTCAGTATTTGACAGCAGATTCCTATCGTGGTGCAATCTGGCTGATTGATGTTGCTCAACCCAGTGGATCAATTTGGCTAGAACATCCAATGCTTGCTCGTAGCAATTCGGAGAGCGTGTTTCCTGCTGCTAATGGCTTGAAGCGTTTTGGTGATTTCCTCTACGTTTCAAATACGGAAAAAATGTTGCTGTTGCGGATTCCTATTGATAGTACTAATAAACCAGGTGAGCCGGAAATTTTTGTTGAGCAGACCAATATTGATGACTTTGCCTTTGATGTAGAAGGCAACCTTTATGGAGCAACGCACATTTACAACAGTGTGATACGAATTGCGCCCGATCGCACTACTACTATCATTGCTCAAGCCGAGTCAGGTGTAATTGGTAGCACAGCAGTGGCTTTTGGTCAAAGTGAGGGTGAACGCACTGCAATTTATGTTGTAACTAATGGTGGAATGTTTTTACCCCCACCCACAGGGGTTGTTCCTGCTAATGTTGTTCGACTTGAAGTTGGAAAAACTGGGTATTCCTTAACTTGA